A genomic stretch from Pochonia chlamydosporia 170 chromosome 4, whole genome shotgun sequence includes:
- a CDS encoding suaprga1-like protein (similar to Metarhizium acridum CQMa 102 XP_007813795.1) gives MLSLRSFARSAPRAMSRLASASMRSGVARPSTFAKASAISALRPARAAAFSTTAGRRAADGETDDELSAKLESEIQIEEEMKAQEQQPASIKDFLDNSPFELIDTPGQEVVKLVRSFGNEKITVSFSIADITNYDPYTEDAALEDEEFDDSIQSPGKQSNNAAEEADEMDELDEEAAAPINLSIVVEKPGKTAGALNIDATAQDGNIVVENMFFYEDAKVAKVESPESAQKRADVYPGPPFGSLDEDLQVLMERFLEERGITQAMAVFVPDYVDVKEQREYLRWLSNVKGFVDA, from the exons ATGCTGTCTCTCCGAAGCTTTGCTAGATCCGCCCCGCGGGCCATGTCCCGGCTTGCCAGCGCTTCGATGCGCTCTGGCGTTGCCCGTCCCAGCACCTTTGCCAAGGCCTCAGCTATCAGTGCCCTGCGACCTGCTCGCGccgccgccttctcaacaacagccgGCCGCCGTGCTGCGGACGGCGAAACCGACGATGAGCTGtccgccaagctggagagTGAAATCCAAatcgaggaggagatgaaggcgcAGGAGCAGCAGCCCGCCAGCATCAAGGACTTTTTGGACAACAGCCCCTTTGAGCTGATTGACACCCCTGGACAGGAAGTGGTCAAGCTGGTTCGCTCATTTGGCAACGAAAA AATCACAGTCAGCTTCTCCATCGCCGACATCACCAACTACGACCCCTACACCGAGGACGCTGCCCTTGAGGACGAGGAGTTTGACGACTCCATCCAATCCCCCGGCAAGCAATCCAACAACGCTGCCGAAGAAGCCGACGAGATGGACGAGCTCGACGAAGAGGCCGCCGCCCCGATCAACCTCTCCATCGTGGTCGAGAAGCCCGGCAAGACCGCTGGTGCCCTCAACATCGACGCCACCGCCCAGGACGGCAACATTGTCGTCGAGAACATGTTCTTCTACGAGGACGCCAAGGTCGCCAAGGTCGAGAGCCCCGAGTCTGCACAGAAGCGCGCGGACGTGTACCCCGGTCCTCCGTTCGGCAGCCTCGACGAAGATCTGCAGGTCCTGATGGAGCGGTTCCTCGAGGAGAGAGGCATCACGCAGGCTAtggctgtgtttgtgccCGACTATGTGGATGTCAAGGAGCAGAGGGAGTATCTGCGGTGGTTGAGTAACGTCAAGGGCTTCGTTGATGCTTAA
- a CDS encoding oxysterol-binding protein (similar to Aspergillus clavatus NRRL 1 XP_001270576.1), translating into MSSSTAPPTTAPLAAEAPDEPQNEGSKLRTFLGILRKFIGVADLAAVRFSLPSQLLEPTPNLEYWTYLDAPNAFIAIGTSEEPLDRMLEVVRFWLTKDLKYAKGKPCKPYNSCLGEFFRCNWETEDNAPKIETAELSGYQSGSDKGSLRSLKLPPKSDKNESTVSLSVPKHGTSTPDKKPIRISYLTEQTSHHPPVSAFHIACPEKGLSARGFDQISAKFTGTSVKVLPGEHNMGIFITLDKFGGETYQLTHPAAHLGGLFRGALSVSVSEMAYITCPETKLKCILHYVEDGWLGRTTNKIDGVIFRYDPENDTKTRVQDVPDEDILVRLNGPWREKVVFSIGPKPVKSVPPEHQYTIIDVAPLHVASKVLPPEEQQLANESLTLWGGVTKAILAKQFSKATDLKVELEEKQREKAREREKSNETWQPVFFEHVVGNGGKPDLTDKGRQVLERAQQGDWSMEGIL; encoded by the exons ATGTCGTCATCGACAGCACCTCCCACAACAGCACCGCTCGCGGCCGAAGCGCCTGACGAACCGCAGAACGAAGGCTCCAAGCTGCGAACCTTTTTGGGTATTCTCAGAAA ATTTATTGGCGTTGCTGACCTCGCCGCCGTCCGATTTTCTCTACCATCGCAGCTTTTGGAGCCAACCCCGAACCTTGAATACTGGACCTACCTCGATGCCCCCAATGCATTTATTGCTATTGGCACTTCGGAAGAACCCCTCGACCGCATGCTTGAAGTTGTCCGCTTCTGGCTGACCAAGGACTTGAAATACGCCAAAGGCAAACCGTGCAAACCATACAATTCTTGCTTGGGAGAATTCTTCAGA TGTAATTGGGAAACAGAAGACAATGCCCCCAAAATCGAGACCGCTGAGCTCAGTGGCTACCAGTCCGGCTCAGATAAAGGATCTTTGCGAAGCTTAAAACTTCCTCCCAAGAGCGATAAGAATGAGTCCACCGTTTCTCTATCCGTGCCTAAACATGGCACATCGACGCCTGACAAGAAACCAATTCGAATTTCATATCTCACCGAACAGACCTCTCACCACCCCCCGGTGAGCGCCTTCCACATTGCGTGCCCGGAGAAGGGCCTCAGTGCTCGAGGATTCGACCAAATTAGTGCCAAGTTTACAGGCACCTCAGTCAAGGTTTTGCCTGGCGAGCACAATATGGGCATCTTCATCACGTTGGATAAATTCGGTGGTGAAACATACCAGCTTACCCACCCTGCAGCACATCTTGGTGGTCTTTTCCGTGGCGCACTCAGCGTTTCTGTCAGCGAAATGGCCTACATCACATGTCCCGAGACCAAGCTTAAGTGTATTCTTCACTACGTAGAGGATGGCTGGCTCGGTAGAACCACGAACAAGATTGATGGTGTCATTTTCCGGTATGACCCTGAAAACGATACCAAGACGCGCGTACAAGACGTTCCCGACGAGGACATTCTGGTCCGATTGAACGGCCCTTGGCGAGAAAAGGTTGTCTTTTCAATTGGTCCCAAGCCAGTG AAATCCGTCCCCCCTGAACATCAATATACCATCATAGACGTTGCGCCTCTTCACGTCGCCTCCAAAGTTCTTCCCCCAGAAGAGCAACAACTTGCCAATGAATCCCTTACACTCTGGGGCGGCGTCACTAAAGCAATCCTCGCCAAGCAATTCTCCAAAGCAACCGACCTCAAAGTCGAGCTCGAGGAAAAGCAACGCGAAAAAGCCCGCGAGCGTGAAAAGAGCAATGAAACATGGCAACCCGTCTTTTTCGAGCATGTcgttggcaacggcggcaagCCTGACCTAACTGACAAAGGGAGACAGGTGCTGGAACGGGCGCAACAAGGTGATTGGTCTATGGAGGGGATCTTGTAG